A single window of Dehalococcoidia bacterium DNA harbors:
- a CDS encoding methyltransferase domain-containing protein, with protein MVRVDFTGRARQAARAIRVGARREPGIALVAEAGPHLPFKDGTVDELFVGRAVAWRTDIAATLDELWRVSKPGALIHLTLPHASSVIAASRDAHPRPLLTLNTFNYYDPRLKPADAPRTAFAIERARLRVAGRRGDDTGLALARGPFAQFIEKLANGSRGSQYRFERWFANLIGGFEEFDVALAVIKDVEKHPERSARLSTARASAPSRPPLSDEHAATVDPNGLRVTSDVAHEAAAVEPDAVDPLPNAAPAETGPPYVSHPSGDRGEHVP; from the coding sequence ATGGTGCGCGTCGACTTCACGGGCCGTGCCCGCCAGGCCGCGCGAGCGATCCGCGTCGGCGCCCGGCGCGAGCCCGGTATCGCGCTCGTCGCGGAGGCCGGGCCCCATCTTCCGTTCAAAGACGGCACGGTCGATGAACTGTTCGTCGGCCGCGCGGTCGCGTGGCGCACCGATATCGCGGCGACGCTCGACGAGCTATGGCGCGTGAGCAAGCCAGGCGCGCTTATCCACCTGACGCTTCCGCACGCTTCGTCCGTGATCGCCGCCTCCCGCGACGCTCATCCGCGTCCGCTCCTCACGCTCAACACCTTCAACTACTATGACCCGCGCCTCAAGCCTGCCGATGCGCCTCGCACCGCATTCGCCATCGAGCGCGCGCGCCTTCGCGTCGCCGGCCGCCGCGGCGACGACACAGGCCTCGCGCTGGCCCGCGGACCCTTTGCGCAGTTCATCGAGAAGCTTGCGAACGGAAGTCGCGGCTCGCAGTATCGCTTCGAGCGCTGGTTCGCGAACCTCATCGGTGGCTTCGAAGAGTTCGATGTGGCGCTGGCCGTGATCAAGGACGTTGAGAAGCATCCGGAACGATCAGCGCGGCTGAGCACAGCGCGTGCCTCCGCGCCATCACGCCCGCCCCTCTCGGACGAACACGCCGCCACCGTCGACCCCAACGGGTTGCGCGTCACGAGCGATGTCGCGCACGAGGCCGCAGCGGTCGAACCGGACGCCGTCGATCCGCTGCCCAACGCCGCGCCCGCCGAGACCGGCCCACCGTACGTCTCGCACCCGTCCGGAGATCGCGGAGAACACGTGCCTTGA
- a CDS encoding class I SAM-dependent methyltransferase, translated as MTIETQTPEVDLDYSIDDFTPSADRDSQYLYRAIEDMMLELATAVRGGRVLDMACGTGKNAMRIAERGCYSVGAEASTEMIGVGRWVMPGSTARMVRSIAEQVPFADDSFDRVICQGSLDHFADPYAFMREAARVIKPDGRVVIALANFESVSCRIGRTVDRVKRRLGRPRPPWRLYWQTPEDHNVKGDLSYVRTLGADALALDDLFGISLFWPVPGYGKALNVIPETFASTIWRGFDRIARNRPQDSDMIVSVWKRPGAR; from the coding sequence TTGACCATCGAGACGCAGACGCCCGAAGTCGATCTCGACTACTCGATTGACGACTTCACGCCCAGCGCCGACCGTGACTCGCAATATCTGTACCGTGCGATCGAAGACATGATGCTCGAACTGGCGACTGCAGTCCGCGGCGGCCGTGTGCTCGATATGGCCTGCGGCACCGGCAAGAACGCCATGCGCATCGCCGAGCGCGGCTGCTACTCCGTCGGCGCCGAAGCATCGACGGAAATGATCGGCGTCGGCCGCTGGGTGATGCCCGGGAGTACCGCCCGCATGGTGCGCAGCATCGCGGAGCAAGTTCCGTTTGCCGACGATTCGTTCGACCGCGTCATCTGTCAGGGCTCCCTCGACCACTTCGCGGACCCCTATGCCTTCATGCGCGAAGCGGCACGCGTCATCAAGCCCGATGGTCGCGTCGTCATCGCGCTCGCGAACTTTGAGAGCGTGTCCTGTCGCATCGGACGCACCGTCGATCGCGTGAAGCGGCGTCTCGGGCGGCCGCGTCCTCCGTGGCGGCTCTACTGGCAGACACCCGAGGACCATAACGTCAAAGGCGACTTATCGTACGTGCGCACGCTCGGCGCGGACGCGCTCGCGCTCGACGACCTGTTTGGCATCTCGCTATTCTGGCCCGTGCCGGGATACGGAAAAGCCCTCAACGTCATACCCGAGACGTTCGCGTCGACGATCTGGCGCGGCTTCGACCGCATCGCGCGAAACCGGCCTCAGGACTCCGACATGATCGTTTCCGTGTGGAAGCGTCCCGGCGCCCGATGA
- a CDS encoding serine hydrolase: MQELERRLNAIADAHTGTCTWALTDLGSGAHIGRDEDATMPPASLAKVPILVTLYRAVEDGRLRLDERLRYEEQHRSLGSGVLARMSFGVEMTVRDAATLMIIISDNTATNMCLDLVGIDAVNGEMERHGLRDTRLFQRCGDAGSRGARGRNLTTAREMTKLLALIGRHECVTADADEDMLRILRRQDYRHELSGELPWNEMNTLGDDPKQAWVAEKGGADRGGVRAGGSIFKGRRGFFAMSPFCEGSTRPGSGRASEGNVILGRLGKAAWDALAA, from the coding sequence ATGCAAGAGCTTGAACGCAGGCTCAACGCCATTGCCGACGCGCACACGGGCACGTGCACCTGGGCGCTGACCGACCTCGGGTCGGGCGCGCACATCGGGCGTGACGAAGATGCGACGATGCCCCCGGCTTCGCTCGCAAAGGTGCCGATCCTCGTGACGTTGTATCGCGCGGTCGAAGACGGACGGCTGCGGCTCGATGAACGCCTACGCTACGAAGAGCAGCATCGATCGCTGGGTTCGGGCGTGCTCGCGCGCATGTCGTTCGGCGTCGAGATGACGGTGCGCGATGCTGCGACGCTCATGATCATCATCTCGGACAATACGGCGACGAACATGTGCCTCGACCTGGTGGGTATCGATGCGGTGAACGGCGAGATGGAGCGGCACGGATTGCGAGACACGCGGCTGTTCCAGCGTTGCGGCGATGCGGGGAGCCGGGGCGCACGCGGCAGGAACCTTACGACGGCGCGCGAGATGACGAAACTCCTCGCGCTGATCGGGCGGCATGAGTGCGTGACAGCGGACGCTGACGAGGACATGCTGCGCATCTTGCGGCGGCAGGACTACCGGCACGAGCTTTCGGGTGAGTTGCCGTGGAACGAGATGAACACGCTCGGGGACGATCCGAAGCAGGCGTGGGTAGCCGAGAAGGGCGGCGCCGACCGCGGAGGTGTGCGCGCCGGCGGATCGATCTTCAAGGGGCGGCGCGGCTTCTTCGCGATGAGCCCGTTCTGCGAAGGCAGCACGAGGCCGGGCAGCGGTCGCGCCTCGGAAGGCAACGTCATACTCGGGCGGCTGGGCAAGGCAGCCTGGGACGCGCTGGCCGCCTAG
- a CDS encoding Lrp/AsnC family transcriptional regulator codes for MTLSWGASIVPSQSVSAGGIQLPFQKPDAVDQHILSILEENGRATNREIAEAVGVSEGTVRNRIERLIRDDVLRIVGVTNPARLGLNTAAVISISAELARITDIAEQIAQAPGVVYVGYTTGNADIIVLAFFPSNDDLTDFMTQTLAAIPGIVKAETNIILKPVRSMFPGTVTARTGRGAAHVATAS; via the coding sequence TTGACACTGTCTTGGGGCGCCTCTATCGTGCCGTCACAATCCGTCAGCGCAGGGGGCATTCAGTTGCCGTTTCAGAAGCCCGACGCCGTCGATCAGCACATTCTCAGCATTCTCGAGGAGAATGGCCGCGCCACGAACCGGGAGATCGCGGAGGCCGTCGGCGTTTCGGAAGGCACGGTGCGGAACCGCATCGAGCGGTTGATCCGCGATGACGTGCTGCGCATCGTCGGCGTGACGAATCCGGCGCGGCTGGGGTTGAATACGGCCGCCGTGATCAGCATTTCGGCCGAATTGGCACGCATCACGGATATCGCGGAGCAGATCGCGCAGGCGCCGGGCGTCGTGTACGTCGGGTATACGACCGGCAACGCCGACATCATCGTGCTCGCGTTTTTCCCCAGCAACGACGATCTCACTGACTTCATGACGCAGACGCTGGCGGCGATACCCGGCATCGTGAAGGCAGAGACGAACATCATCCTGAAGCCAGTGCGGAGCATGTTCCCGGGCACCGTGACGGCGCGCACGGGCCGCGGTGCGGCGCACGTGGCGACGGCTTCGTAA
- a CDS encoding ABC transporter substrate-binding protein: MPHPRPGARALTTRLSRRDLLRRSAAASGALAAMTLVGCNEEDGGGVSTPPAEAGGTLRFATSLPISYGLDPHVERATGLAIFPKIYGYLLHVDPRDDAVVYDHASGYEQPDHTTLIVKLQPNIYFHDIPPVGQRRVTASDVVASIERFRDNPLVTDKTWHTTILDRAEATDPETVRITLKRPYTYTLGELGALAAGAIIPRELIEQNENIAINAIGSGPFRAESLDVSSGAARIVRNDAYFRAPANVDAMQWQVFDAGSRLEAFRRRDVDVIPNRDKNEARTLAEFSDQVDVASEPSLAYLSLGLRVDRPRFTDERVRRAIDMLLDRDELIREVAFGDGDILGPVNPRLSDGFWSLPRSEIAASRNATMSADERIADAMRLLAAADAADATFALQVRDLPDLVDVGALVRNQLMRGGVRAEVQVLPELQWFLNFRGGQFDATLISHLPYESPDYPTRFFYSKGIDGKANMFGFGDAAIDTRIERSWGQTGEARRETLLDAQRLMLDARPMLQLFTGTGYTSAWNYVRNRGRAHLGSMAQYQYEQWLAPGAPGRS; this comes from the coding sequence ATGCCCCACCCCCGCCCCGGCGCACGCGCGCTCACCACGCGCCTCAGCCGCCGCGACCTGTTGCGTCGCTCCGCCGCCGCCTCAGGCGCGCTTGCGGCGATGACGCTCGTCGGCTGCAACGAGGAGGACGGTGGCGGCGTATCGACGCCTCCTGCTGAGGCCGGCGGCACGCTGCGCTTCGCGACGTCGTTGCCAATCTCGTATGGACTTGATCCGCACGTAGAGCGGGCCACCGGCCTCGCGATCTTCCCGAAGATCTACGGCTACCTGCTCCATGTCGACCCGCGCGACGACGCCGTCGTCTACGATCATGCTTCCGGCTATGAACAGCCAGACCATACGACGCTGATCGTCAAACTCCAACCGAACATCTACTTCCACGACATCCCGCCCGTCGGCCAACGTCGCGTCACCGCCTCCGACGTCGTCGCATCAATCGAGCGATTCCGCGATAACCCGCTCGTCACTGACAAGACATGGCACACCACCATCCTCGACCGCGCCGAAGCAACCGATCCTGAGACCGTCCGCATCACACTGAAGCGGCCATACACATACACGCTTGGCGAACTCGGCGCTCTCGCTGCGGGAGCCATCATCCCGCGCGAGTTGATCGAGCAAAACGAGAACATCGCCATCAATGCCATCGGCAGCGGCCCCTTCCGTGCCGAATCTCTCGACGTCTCGAGCGGCGCGGCGCGCATCGTCCGCAATGACGCCTACTTTCGCGCTCCCGCTAACGTCGATGCGATGCAATGGCAAGTGTTTGATGCTGGATCACGTCTCGAGGCCTTCCGCCGCCGCGACGTCGATGTCATCCCGAACCGCGACAAGAACGAAGCGCGCACGCTCGCCGAATTCTCGGATCAAGTTGACGTCGCGTCCGAACCGAGCCTCGCGTACCTCTCCCTGGGCCTCCGCGTCGATCGCCCACGGTTCACCGACGAACGCGTGCGCCGCGCGATCGATATGCTGCTCGACCGCGATGAACTGATCCGGGAAGTGGCGTTCGGCGACGGTGATATTCTCGGCCCGGTCAATCCGCGCCTGTCCGACGGTTTCTGGTCGCTGCCTCGATCGGAAATCGCGGCCTCGCGAAACGCCACCATGTCTGCCGACGAACGGATAGCGGACGCGATGCGCCTGCTGGCCGCAGCGGACGCCGCGGATGCCACCTTCGCCCTGCAGGTGCGCGACCTTCCGGACCTGGTCGACGTGGGGGCGCTCGTGCGCAATCAACTGATGCGCGGCGGCGTCCGCGCCGAAGTGCAGGTGCTCCCCGAATTGCAGTGGTTCCTGAACTTCCGCGGCGGCCAATTTGACGCGACGCTGATCAGCCACCTGCCGTACGAATCGCCCGACTACCCGACGCGCTTCTTCTACTCGAAGGGCATCGATGGAAAGGCCAACATGTTCGGCTTTGGCGACGCCGCGATCGACACCCGCATCGAGCGGTCCTGGGGTCAGACCGGCGAGGCGCGCCGCGAAACGTTGCTCGACGCCCAGCGCCTCATGCTCGACGCCCGCCCGATGCTCCAGCTATTTACCGGCACCGGCTATACGTCGGCGTGGAACTACGTACGGAACCGAGGGCGCGCGCACCTCGGCAGCATGGCGCAGTATCAATACGAGCAGTGGCTCGCTCCCGGCGCTCCCGGCCGAAGCTGA
- a CDS encoding adenylate/guanylate cyclase domain-containing protein — protein MDQQIRFCTTSDGVCIAYSAVGQGPPLVKAANWLTHLEFDWESPVWRHLFSALAENHTLVRYDERGTGLSDRQVDEISLEGLVRDLEAVVDTLGLERFALLGISQGGPTAMQYAVTHPERVSHLVLYGSFAHVGADERGAALASAMRVGWGQDNPAFRQLFTTLFIPGANGEQMAWFNELERVSASPETAARVLESIGQIDVRNILPDLQAPTIVIHPKKDAAVFFERGREMAALIPGARFVPMEGSNHYILEQEPEFETFLDLLEGFLGHKAVRLRANRGAPVTVMFTDLVGHTEMMQRLGDERGREVLREHERMTRDALKQYGGTEIKTDGDSFMVSFGSVTAGVDCAIALQRAFAARNEGGGEALHVRIGLNAGEPVEEEGDLFGSSVILAARVAAKASAGEILIPEPLRHLLSGKTYVHADRGETLLKGFEDAVRLYEVRWQS, from the coding sequence ATGGATCAACAGATCCGCTTCTGTACGACCAGCGACGGCGTGTGCATCGCGTACTCCGCTGTGGGTCAGGGACCGCCGCTGGTGAAGGCGGCAAACTGGCTCACGCATTTGGAGTTTGACTGGGAGAGTCCCGTTTGGCGACACCTCTTCAGCGCGCTGGCAGAGAACCACACGCTGGTGCGCTACGACGAACGGGGCACGGGGCTATCGGATCGTCAGGTCGACGAGATCTCGCTGGAAGGACTCGTCCGCGACCTCGAGGCGGTGGTTGATACGCTCGGCCTCGAGCGCTTCGCGCTCCTCGGCATCTCTCAGGGCGGCCCGACGGCGATGCAATATGCAGTGACTCATCCCGAGCGCGTTAGCCACCTCGTTCTTTACGGCTCATTCGCTCACGTCGGAGCGGATGAGCGCGGTGCCGCGCTCGCAAGCGCGATGCGCGTAGGTTGGGGCCAGGACAATCCAGCGTTTAGGCAGCTTTTCACTACCCTCTTCATCCCGGGTGCCAACGGCGAGCAGATGGCCTGGTTCAACGAGCTCGAACGCGTTTCCGCCTCCCCGGAGACGGCGGCCAGGGTTCTGGAATCAATTGGCCAAATCGACGTGCGCAATATCCTGCCGGACCTACAGGCGCCAACGATTGTCATTCACCCTAAAAAAGACGCGGCGGTGTTCTTCGAGCGTGGGCGCGAGATGGCGGCACTCATCCCCGGGGCGCGCTTCGTGCCCATGGAAGGCAGTAACCACTACATCCTCGAACAAGAGCCGGAGTTTGAGACGTTCCTCGACTTGCTCGAAGGATTCCTCGGGCATAAAGCCGTGCGATTACGCGCGAATCGCGGCGCGCCCGTGACCGTCATGTTCACCGATCTCGTCGGTCACACGGAGATGATGCAGCGGCTGGGCGACGAAAGGGGACGGGAAGTGCTCCGAGAGCACGAGCGGATGACGCGCGACGCGCTGAAGCAGTACGGCGGGACCGAGATCAAGACGGATGGCGACAGTTTCATGGTGTCGTTCGGCAGCGTCACGGCCGGGGTGGACTGCGCGATCGCGCTCCAGCGCGCGTTTGCGGCGCGCAACGAAGGTGGGGGCGAAGCGCTGCACGTACGCATCGGCCTCAACGCTGGGGAACCGGTGGAGGAGGAAGGCGATCTGTTCGGTTCGTCGGTCATCCTGGCGGCGCGGGTGGCGGCGAAGGCTTCTGCGGGCGAGATCCTCATTCCGGAACCGCTGCGGCATCTGCTCTCCGGCAAGACCTACGTCCATGCCGACCGCGGGGAGACGCTGCTCAAGGGCTTCGAGGATGCTGTGCGGTTGTACGAAGTGCGCTGGCAGTCGTAG
- a CDS encoding VOC family protein: MPFLELIAIVVDEYDPAIAFFVDALGFDLVEDAPSLSNDRRPKRWVVVRPPSAQTGILLARADGEQQRAIVGSQTAGRVGFFLRVDDFDAAYERMVSAGVKFLSSPRTEAYGRFALFVDIAGNRWDLLGPA, from the coding sequence GTGCCGTTTCTGGAACTCATCGCAATCGTGGTTGACGAATACGACCCCGCGATTGCCTTCTTCGTCGATGCGCTCGGCTTCGATTTGGTGGAGGATGCACCGTCGCTATCTAACGATAGGCGTCCCAAAAGGTGGGTCGTCGTGCGCCCACCGAGTGCCCAGACGGGCATCCTTCTCGCGCGAGCGGATGGCGAACAGCAACGTGCGATCGTCGGGAGCCAAACAGCCGGGCGGGTAGGATTCTTCCTGCGGGTCGACGACTTCGACGCGGCTTACGAACGCATGGTGTCGGCTGGTGTGAAGTTTCTGTCGTCGCCTCGGACTGAGGCGTACGGTCGGTTCGCACTCTTTGTCGACATCGCGGGCAACCGATGGGACTTGCTTGGCCCTGCCTGA
- a CDS encoding dihydrofolate reductase family protein codes for MTKVRVTSFSISLDGYGAGADQSVEQPLGSGGEGLHEWFVPTRTFQRMHGGEDGTSGIDDDLAARGFANVGAWIMGRNMFGPVRGPWTDESWKGWWGDNPPYHVPVFVLTHYTHGPIEMDGGTTFYFVTDGVQSALEQAREAAGGRDILVGGGVSTIRQYLEAGLIDEMHLAISPVLLGAGEHLLTGIDLPSLGYERTEHTATAKATHVVIAKR; via the coding sequence ATGACGAAGGTCCGCGTGACATCATTTTCGATTTCACTGGATGGATACGGTGCCGGCGCTGACCAGAGCGTCGAGCAGCCGCTCGGTTCCGGAGGCGAAGGGCTACACGAGTGGTTCGTCCCGACGCGCACTTTTCAGCGCATGCACGGCGGAGAGGACGGCACGTCCGGTATTGATGACGATCTCGCTGCGCGAGGATTCGCGAATGTCGGGGCGTGGATCATGGGTCGGAACATGTTCGGTCCGGTCCGCGGTCCGTGGACAGACGAAAGCTGGAAGGGCTGGTGGGGTGACAACCCACCGTACCACGTGCCCGTGTTCGTCCTCACGCACTACACGCATGGCCCGATTGAGATGGATGGTGGCACGACGTTCTACTTCGTAACAGACGGCGTTCAGTCAGCGCTCGAACAGGCGCGCGAAGCCGCAGGTGGGCGCGACATTCTTGTCGGCGGCGGCGTCAGCACGATCAGGCAGTATCTCGAAGCTGGACTGATCGACGAGATGCACCTCGCGATCTCACCCGTTTTGTTGGGCGCCGGTGAGCACCTGCTGACGGGTATCGACCTGCCGTCGTTGGGCTACGAGCGGACTGAACACACCGCGACGGCGAAGGCGACGCACGTGGTCATCGCCAAGCGCTGA
- a CDS encoding pyridoxamine 5'-phosphate oxidase family protein — MLEQLRMVPGTEKDIWVASASEQGDAYLIPLSFFWDGSRLTLATPKRSKTARNLRRAGVARMALPPTRDVVIIEGTLEFVETDADDALADAHTEAAGFDARRSGRNIYIRLTPRTIHAWREEDDDRSVMVDGRWLAD; from the coding sequence GTGCTGGAGCAGCTGCGCATGGTGCCCGGTACGGAAAAAGACATCTGGGTTGCGTCAGCGAGCGAACAAGGCGATGCGTACTTGATCCCGCTGTCCTTTTTCTGGGACGGCTCTCGCCTAACGTTGGCCACCCCGAAGCGAAGCAAGACCGCTCGGAACCTTCGTCGTGCAGGCGTTGCCCGCATGGCGTTGCCGCCCACGAGAGACGTTGTCATCATCGAGGGGACGTTGGAGTTCGTCGAGACTGACGCGGACGATGCATTAGCTGATGCACACACCGAGGCAGCTGGGTTCGATGCCAGACGTTCAGGCAGGAACATCTATATCCGGCTCACGCCACGTACGATTCATGCCTGGCGGGAGGAGGACGACGATCGCTCAGTGATGGTGGACGGCCGTTGGCTTGCTGATTAA
- a CDS encoding ParB N-terminal domain-containing protein, whose product MQPMLARREDNSVVGGHQRLLAARRLGSPHVPVIYLDLTHEQARVLNLALNRISGTWDEELLARMVADLSTIESVDLTISGFSEDELDKLLRSLDVREKKEQVEAFDLDQALDAARSAPRAQRGELWAMGDHRLLIGDSTDTGAVERLFDGAKASLMATDPPYLVDYQGGNHPQSKTNSRKTKDKHWDDYTDPEAAVEFFTKFLKAALPHLVPNAAIYQWHAPQAGARRGSLEAGGAARAPADNLGEGTRRADAQPLPLAARACFYGWVEGKKPKRRSLAPARSPTWRRRRPSC is encoded by the coding sequence GTGCAGCCGATGCTGGCGCGGCGCGAGGACAACAGCGTGGTCGGCGGCCACCAGCGGCTGCTCGCCGCACGGCGACTGGGATCACCCCACGTGCCGGTCATCTACCTCGACCTGACGCATGAGCAGGCGCGCGTCTTGAATTTGGCGCTGAACCGAATTAGCGGCACGTGGGATGAGGAGCTGCTTGCGCGCATGGTCGCGGACCTTTCGACGATCGAGTCCGTCGATCTCACGATCTCGGGCTTCAGCGAGGACGAGTTGGACAAGCTGCTGCGGTCTCTGGACGTGCGGGAGAAGAAGGAGCAGGTCGAAGCGTTCGACCTCGACCAGGCGCTGGACGCCGCCCGCTCCGCCCCGCGCGCCCAACGTGGCGAGCTGTGGGCCATGGGCGACCACCGGCTCCTGATTGGCGACAGCACCGACACGGGCGCGGTGGAGCGCTTGTTCGACGGGGCGAAGGCTTCACTCATGGCGACGGACCCGCCGTATCTCGTGGACTACCAGGGCGGCAACCATCCGCAGAGCAAGACGAACAGCCGCAAGACCAAGGACAAGCACTGGGACGACTACACCGACCCGGAGGCGGCGGTCGAGTTCTTCACAAAGTTCCTCAAAGCCGCGCTGCCGCACCTGGTCCCGAACGCCGCGATCTACCAGTGGCACGCGCCGCAGGCAGGCGCTCGTCGAGGAAGCCTGGAAGCAGGCGGGGCTGCTCGTGCACCAGCAGATAATCTGGGCGAAGGAACACGGCGTGCTGACGCACAGCCACTACCTCTGGCAGCACGAGCCTGCTTCTACGGCTGGGTCGAGGGCAAGAAACCGAAGCGCAGGTCGCTCGCGCCCGCACGCTCGCCTACCTGGCGCAGACGGCGACCAAGCTGTTAG
- a CDS encoding phage terminase small subunit P27 family → MGDRDRCRSRARVAATAGGRAPTASRSRARRCRLTSRRRRRPNGGGSCRRLEDMGALAMIDRALLIRYCTAWSDWVELEGMLQKSGILIGGQKNNLVRNPIWLLRRDADESVTELARQLGLSPTARLRAGIVHERPPDPREAQRQVESIEEYRRRLAEPDPREMLRSSP, encoded by the coding sequence ATGGGTGACCGGGACCGCTGCCGAAGCCGTGCGCGCGTCGCCGCAACCGCCGGCGGACGAGCGCCCACAGCATCCAGGTCGCGCGCCCGAAGATGCCGCCTGACCTCGCGGCGGAGGCGAAGGCCGAATGGCGGCGGGTCGTGCCGCAGACTGGAGGACATGGGCGCCCTGGCGATGATCGACCGGGCGCTGCTCATCCGCTACTGCACGGCATGGTCGGACTGGGTGGAGCTGGAGGGGATGCTGCAGAAGTCCGGGATCCTGATTGGCGGCCAAAAAAACAACTTGGTGAGGAATCCGATCTGGCTGCTGCGGCGCGACGCCGACGAGTCCGTCACCGAGTTGGCGCGGCAACTTGGCCTGTCACCGACCGCGCGCCTGCGTGCGGGCATCGTGCACGAGCGGCCGCCTGACCCACGGGAGGCGCAACGCCAGGTCGAGAGCATCGAGGAGTACCGCAGACGGCTGGCAGAGCCCGATCCGCGGGAGATGTTGAGGTCATCACCATGA